A window from Corynebacterium urealyticum DSM 7109 encodes these proteins:
- the trhA gene encoding PAQR family membrane homeostasis protein TrhA: protein MRGRLHTAAAWYFGGMGTALTIVALAKFGISWMSLTTALYALCLAGMLSVSALYHRVPWRSAAAVNSWRRADHAMIAIFIAGTYGPVTVAAFGARWFTGWAWFNTGGLWILAVCWLAALAAVVLNLVWIDHPRWLDAATYLTLGWLAAIGAVGYYQQLGVAVSLLMLLGGLVYSLGAVIYAKQWPNPSPRWFGFHEVFHAATIVAALLHHIAIWVLVLR, encoded by the coding sequence ATGCGAGGGCGGTTACACACCGCCGCCGCGTGGTACTTTGGCGGGATGGGCACCGCCCTCACAATCGTGGCGCTGGCGAAATTCGGCATCTCCTGGATGTCCCTGACCACCGCCCTCTACGCGCTGTGCCTGGCCGGGATGCTGAGTGTAAGCGCCCTCTATCACCGGGTTCCGTGGCGCTCCGCGGCGGCGGTCAACAGCTGGCGGCGGGCCGACCACGCCATGATCGCGATCTTCATTGCCGGCACCTATGGGCCGGTAACGGTCGCCGCATTCGGCGCGCGGTGGTTCACCGGCTGGGCCTGGTTTAACACCGGCGGATTGTGGATCTTGGCGGTGTGCTGGCTCGCCGCGCTGGCCGCGGTCGTGCTGAACCTGGTGTGGATCGACCACCCGCGGTGGCTCGACGCCGCCACCTACCTCACGCTCGGTTGGCTGGCAGCTATCGGCGCCGTGGGCTACTACCAGCAGCTTGGGGTCGCTGTGAGCCTGTTGATGCTGCTCGGCGGGCTGGTCTACTCGCTCGGTGCGGTGATCTACGCCAAGCAGTGGCCGAACCCCTCCCCTCGTTGGTTCGGCTTCCACGAGGTCTTCCACGCTGCCACCATCGTGGCAGCGCTTCTGCACCACATCGCAATCTGGGTGCTCGTGCTCCGCTAG
- the der gene encoding bifunctional cytidylate kinase/GTPase Der, with product MTTDMNADFSQLALIDNLEEGGFLLAIDGPSGTGKSTVSRRIAQYAGARYLDTGAMYRVATLHVLKAGIDPADPAATEAIIEATSQLPLQVNEDPQSTEVLLDGEDVSADIRGPEVTAHVSAVAAIPEVRTNLVQLQRDLAAAAGRCVVEGRDIGTVVLPDAPVKVYMTASAEVRAQRRFDQDTAAGREVTFEAVLADVQRRDEADSTRETSPLRPAEDATMLDTGEMSIDEVIEAIAGLIEESDLDSAIPADGAESTGGLVFRTVEGHVVPADGDASVQEVSEEDLENWDPENWDGETWEVDPEQLGEHYLQAENFDLLESDEEDTDWESIEEAFGIADELEAQKEALCTVAIVGRPNVGKSTLVNRFIGRREAVVEDFPGVTRDRISYLGDWGGRRFWVQDTGGWDPDAKGIHAAIARQAETAMATADAIVFVVDTKVGITETDEVIARKLQRSDVPVIVVANKFESDTQYADMAEFWALGLDNPYPVSALHGRGAADVLDKLLEVFPETPRELSVVSGPRRVALVGRPNVGKSSLLNKISGEQRSVVDNVAGTTVDPVDSIVELEERTWRFVDTAGIRKKVKNAVGHEYYASLRTRAAIDASEVVVFLADASEPIAEQDQRVLRMILDAGKALVVAFNKWDLVDEDRRELLEREIDLQLSHVPWARRVNISAKTGRALQKLEPAMMEALDSWDQRIPTGQLNTWLRAVIAETPPPMRGGRLPRVLFATQASSRPPVIVLFTTGFLEHGYRRFLERKLRETFGFEGSPVRIAIRIREKKKKR from the coding sequence ATGACTACTGATATGAACGCTGATTTCTCCCAGCTCGCGCTGATTGACAACCTCGAGGAGGGCGGGTTCCTGCTGGCCATCGACGGCCCGTCGGGGACCGGTAAGTCCACCGTCTCCCGCCGCATCGCCCAGTACGCGGGCGCGCGTTACCTGGATACGGGTGCGATGTACCGCGTGGCGACCCTGCACGTGCTGAAGGCCGGCATCGATCCGGCCGACCCGGCTGCGACCGAGGCCATCATCGAGGCGACCTCCCAGCTGCCGTTGCAGGTCAACGAGGACCCGCAGTCCACCGAGGTTCTGCTGGACGGAGAGGACGTCTCCGCCGACATCCGTGGCCCGGAGGTTACCGCGCATGTCTCCGCCGTCGCCGCGATCCCGGAGGTCCGCACCAACCTGGTGCAGCTGCAGCGAGACCTTGCCGCCGCTGCTGGCCGTTGCGTCGTCGAGGGCCGCGACATCGGCACGGTCGTGCTCCCGGACGCCCCGGTGAAGGTGTACATGACCGCCAGCGCTGAAGTGCGCGCGCAGCGCCGCTTCGACCAGGACACCGCCGCTGGCCGCGAGGTCACCTTCGAGGCAGTCCTGGCTGACGTCCAGCGCCGCGACGAGGCAGACTCCACCCGCGAGACCTCCCCGCTGCGCCCGGCAGAGGATGCCACCATGCTCGACACCGGCGAGATGAGCATCGATGAGGTCATCGAGGCGATCGCCGGCCTGATCGAGGAATCGGACCTGGACTCCGCTATCCCAGCCGACGGCGCGGAGAGCACCGGTGGTCTGGTGTTCCGCACGGTTGAGGGGCACGTCGTCCCTGCTGATGGGGACGCCTCGGTGCAGGAAGTATCCGAGGAGGACCTGGAGAACTGGGACCCCGAGAACTGGGACGGCGAGACCTGGGAGGTCGACCCGGAGCAGCTCGGCGAGCACTACCTGCAGGCGGAGAACTTCGACCTGCTGGAATCCGACGAGGAGGACACCGACTGGGAGTCCATCGAGGAAGCCTTCGGAATCGCCGATGAGCTCGAAGCACAGAAGGAAGCGCTGTGCACGGTGGCGATCGTCGGTCGACCAAACGTGGGTAAGTCCACGCTGGTCAACCGCTTCATCGGGCGCCGTGAGGCCGTGGTGGAGGACTTCCCGGGTGTGACCCGCGACCGAATCTCCTACCTGGGCGACTGGGGTGGGCGCCGCTTCTGGGTGCAGGACACCGGCGGCTGGGACCCGGACGCCAAGGGCATTCACGCCGCAATCGCCCGCCAGGCGGAGACCGCGATGGCCACGGCGGATGCGATCGTCTTCGTAGTGGATACGAAGGTCGGCATCACCGAAACCGACGAGGTTATCGCCCGCAAGCTGCAGCGCTCCGACGTGCCGGTGATCGTGGTGGCCAATAAGTTCGAGTCCGATACGCAGTACGCGGACATGGCTGAGTTCTGGGCGCTTGGCCTGGACAACCCGTATCCAGTCTCCGCGCTGCACGGGCGCGGCGCGGCAGATGTGCTGGACAAGCTGTTGGAGGTCTTCCCGGAGACGCCGCGCGAGCTCTCGGTGGTTTCCGGCCCGCGCCGTGTGGCGCTGGTGGGCCGGCCGAACGTGGGCAAGTCCTCGCTGCTGAACAAGATCTCCGGCGAGCAGCGCTCGGTGGTGGATAACGTCGCGGGTACCACGGTGGACCCGGTGGACTCCATCGTCGAGCTGGAGGAGCGCACCTGGCGCTTCGTGGATACCGCCGGTATCCGCAAGAAGGTGAAGAACGCGGTGGGGCACGAGTACTACGCCTCGCTGCGCACCCGTGCCGCGATTGATGCCAGTGAGGTCGTGGTGTTCCTGGCGGACGCCTCCGAGCCGATCGCGGAGCAGGATCAGCGCGTGCTGCGGATGATCCTGGATGCCGGCAAGGCTCTGGTCGTGGCGTTCAATAAGTGGGACCTGGTGGACGAGGATCGCCGGGAGCTGCTGGAGCGGGAGATCGATCTGCAGCTTTCGCACGTGCCGTGGGCCCGCCGGGTGAATATCTCCGCTAAGACTGGTCGTGCTCTGCAGAAGCTGGAACCGGCGATGATGGAGGCTCTGGATAGCTGGGATCAGCGCATTCCTACCGGACAGTTGAACACCTGGCTGCGTGCGGTCATCGCGGAGACTCCGCCACCGATGCGTGGCGGTCGCCTGCCGCGCGTGCTCTTCGCCACGCAGGCCTCGTCCCGCCCGCCGGTGATCGTGCTGTTCACCACGGGCTTCCTGGAGCACGGCTACCGCCGCTTCCTGGAGCGCAAGCTGCGCGAGACCTTCGGCTTCGAGGGCTCCCCGGTGCGCATCGCGATCCGCATCCGGGAGAAGAAAAAGAAGCGCTAG
- a CDS encoding pseudouridine synthase, whose translation MPEKNAAKPGGAETFVPKAKPARHQHVTKSEQKAAPAAEDKVRLQKVLAAAGVASRRMSEKLIAAGRVEVNGKVVDRMGVRIDPNKDVVRVDGVRVQVNDEMHYYIFNKPRGVQSTMSDDMGRPSVGNFIDERLKQGQGLFHVGRLDAQTEGLLLLTNDGELANRLMHPSYEVSKTYMATVLGEAKKGLVHELKKGIELDDGIAKADDVQIVDVWQGKSLIKLELHEGRKHIVRRLLKAAGFPVQALVRTKIHTVQLGDQKPGSVRALNRSELTSLYKAVGL comes from the coding sequence ATACCGGAAAAGAACGCTGCGAAGCCCGGCGGCGCCGAGACCTTCGTCCCGAAGGCCAAGCCGGCCCGCCACCAGCACGTCACAAAGTCAGAGCAGAAGGCCGCCCCAGCTGCGGAAGACAAGGTCCGCCTGCAGAAGGTCCTGGCAGCCGCCGGCGTGGCCAGCCGCCGCATGAGCGAGAAGCTCATCGCCGCGGGCCGCGTCGAGGTCAACGGCAAGGTCGTGGACCGGATGGGCGTGCGCATCGACCCGAATAAGGACGTCGTCCGCGTCGACGGGGTGCGCGTCCAGGTCAACGACGAGATGCACTACTACATCTTCAACAAGCCGCGCGGCGTCCAGTCCACGATGAGCGACGACATGGGCCGTCCGTCGGTGGGCAACTTCATCGACGAGCGCCTCAAGCAGGGCCAGGGCCTGTTCCACGTCGGCCGCCTGGACGCCCAGACCGAGGGCCTGCTGCTGCTCACCAACGACGGTGAGCTCGCCAACCGCCTCATGCACCCCAGCTACGAGGTCTCCAAGACCTACATGGCCACCGTGCTGGGCGAGGCGAAGAAGGGCCTGGTCCACGAGCTGAAGAAGGGCATCGAGCTGGACGACGGCATCGCGAAGGCCGATGACGTCCAGATCGTGGACGTTTGGCAGGGCAAGTCCCTGATCAAACTGGAGCTGCACGAGGGCCGCAAGCACATCGTGCGCCGCCTGCTGAAGGCCGCGGGCTTCCCGGTCCAGGCGCTGGTGCGCACCAAGATTCACACGGTGCAGCTCGGCGACCAGAAGCCGGGGAGCGTGCGCGCGCTCAACCGTTCGGAACTGACCAGCCTGTACAAGGCCGTGGGCCTGTAA
- the scpB gene encoding SMC-Scp complex subunit ScpB, whose translation MSEEHLHLPAVSQLRSRVESLLLVSDEPVAAEELAEACSVDSSQVEDVLRQIAEEFDARGSGFDLREREGLWRLYTRPENSDVVEAKILQGTQQRLSRAALETLAVVAYRQPVTRSQVAAVRGVNCDGVMRTLALRGLIRQVEVAAEGEEETAAAGPGGAHLYETTDLLLEQLGIESLDELPDLAPLLPDVESIESDY comes from the coding sequence ATGAGTGAAGAACACCTGCACCTGCCCGCGGTGTCCCAGCTGCGTAGCCGGGTGGAATCCCTGCTGCTGGTCTCCGACGAGCCCGTGGCTGCCGAGGAGCTCGCCGAGGCCTGCAGTGTGGATAGCTCCCAGGTGGAGGACGTGCTGCGCCAGATCGCTGAGGAGTTCGACGCCCGTGGTTCCGGTTTCGACCTGCGGGAGCGCGAGGGGCTGTGGCGCCTATACACCCGGCCCGAGAACTCGGATGTGGTGGAGGCGAAGATCCTTCAAGGCACCCAACAGCGCCTGTCTCGGGCTGCCTTGGAGACCCTGGCCGTGGTGGCTTATCGACAGCCGGTGACCCGCTCCCAGGTCGCGGCGGTGCGCGGGGTGAACTGCGATGGCGTGATGCGGACGTTGGCGCTGCGCGGGCTGATCCGACAGGTTGAGGTGGCAGCCGAGGGGGAGGAAGAAACCGCAGCCGCAGGACCGGGTGGCGCCCACCTCTACGAGACCACCGATCTGCTGCTGGAGCAGCTGGGCATCGAATCGCTGGACGAGCTGCCGGACTTGGCCCCGCTGCTGCCGGATGTGGAATCGATCGAATCCGATTACTGA
- a CDS encoding segregation and condensation protein A: MTDSQQPELTGFRVALANFDGPFDLLLQLIHSHKLDITEIALAEVTDEFIAYTRGLSQSAEDLDEVTEFLLVASTLLDLKAARLVPRGEVDDEADLELLESRDLLFARLLQYKAYKQVADLFAEWQRGAARSYPVALSLEDRYANLLPPVEIKHTKESFAELAAHVFRPRPEGVQTGHVHAPAVSVPKQAGKILNTLKIAGENKWVNFDSLISDAEESIVVVGRFLALLELYKARAIGVEQPTPLEEMLVAWTGLDVDPQVVAASNWD; encoded by the coding sequence GTGACAGATTCCCAGCAACCGGAGCTCACGGGGTTCCGGGTCGCGCTCGCGAACTTCGACGGCCCCTTCGACCTGCTGCTCCAGCTGATTCACTCGCACAAGCTGGATATCACGGAGATCGCGCTGGCCGAGGTCACCGACGAGTTCATCGCCTATACCCGGGGTCTGTCTCAGTCCGCTGAGGACCTGGATGAGGTCACGGAGTTCCTGCTCGTTGCTTCCACGTTGCTGGATTTGAAGGCCGCCCGTCTGGTTCCTCGCGGCGAGGTCGACGACGAGGCCGACCTGGAGCTGCTGGAGTCCCGCGACCTTCTGTTCGCCCGCCTGCTGCAGTACAAGGCCTATAAGCAAGTCGCGGATCTCTTCGCTGAGTGGCAGCGGGGTGCGGCTCGCAGCTATCCGGTGGCGCTCTCTCTGGAGGACCGCTACGCCAATCTGCTGCCACCGGTGGAGATTAAGCACACGAAGGAGAGCTTCGCGGAGCTGGCCGCCCATGTCTTCCGGCCCCGTCCGGAGGGGGTGCAGACCGGCCACGTCCACGCGCCTGCGGTCTCGGTGCCGAAGCAGGCCGGCAAGATCCTCAACACGCTGAAGATCGCGGGGGAGAATAAGTGGGTGAACTTTGACTCGCTGATTAGCGACGCGGAGGAATCCATCGTGGTGGTGGGCCGTTTCCTCGCTCTGCTGGAGTTGTACAAGGCCCGCGCCATTGGGGTGGAACAGCCCACGCCGCTGGAGGAAATGCTGGTGGCCTGGACCGGCCTGGACGTGGATCCGCAGGTTGTCGCAGCGTCGAACTGGGATTAG
- a CDS encoding ParA family protein — MRPLPDPEPLSSHGPATIIAMCNQKGGVGKTTSTINMGAALAEFGRKVLLVDLDPQGALSAGLGISHEELDVTVHNLLVDNSSSIFDAILPSGVENLDLVPANIDLSAAEIQLVNEVGREQALARALRPVMKDYDFIIIDCQPSLGLLTVNALSCADSVMIPVESEYFSLRGLALLMDTVEKVRDRLNFKLEVLGILVTMFDRRTLHAREVMERLVEAFGDKVFDSVITRTVRFPETSVAGEPISTWAPKSSGAIQYRNLAAEVIQRVAEQH, encoded by the coding sequence ATGCGCCCGCTGCCAGACCCGGAGCCGCTGTCCTCTCATGGGCCTGCGACCATCATCGCCATGTGTAATCAGAAGGGTGGGGTCGGCAAGACCACCTCGACGATCAACATGGGTGCTGCACTCGCGGAGTTCGGTCGTAAAGTTCTCCTCGTCGACCTCGACCCGCAGGGCGCGCTGTCTGCCGGCCTGGGGATCAGCCACGAGGAGCTGGACGTCACCGTCCACAACCTCCTCGTCGACAATTCCTCCTCCATTTTCGACGCCATCCTGCCCAGCGGTGTCGAGAACCTCGACCTGGTTCCTGCGAACATCGACCTCTCCGCTGCGGAGATCCAGCTCGTCAACGAGGTCGGCCGCGAGCAGGCGCTTGCGCGAGCCCTGCGCCCGGTGATGAAGGACTACGACTTCATCATCATCGACTGCCAGCCTTCGCTCGGCCTGCTCACCGTCAACGCGCTCTCCTGTGCAGACTCCGTGATGATCCCGGTGGAGTCCGAGTACTTCTCCCTGCGCGGCCTTGCGCTGCTGATGGACACGGTCGAGAAGGTGCGTGACCGCCTTAACTTCAAGCTCGAAGTCCTGGGCATCCTGGTGACCATGTTCGATCGCCGCACCCTGCATGCCCGCGAGGTCATGGAGCGCCTCGTTGAGGCATTCGGGGACAAGGTCTTCGACTCGGTCATCACCCGCACCGTCCGCTTCCCGGAGACCTCTGTGGCCGGCGAGCCGATCAGCACGTGGGCCCCGAAGTCCTCCGGTGCGATCCAGTACCGCAACCTCGCGGCGGAGGTCATCCAGCGGGTCGCCGAGCAGCACTAG
- the xerD gene encoding site-specific tyrosine recombinase XerD, with translation MTADAQEANLQHRERWLRHLRLERNLSRNTLDSYRRDTDRYLAWLGARSVTELNTGDIESFMASLAKGEGLAASTRARILAAVRNFHRFLTGEGVTEGDVADDVARPGQAASIPKALSIAEVTAILESCPNDDAASLIQIRDRALLEMLYSTGARVSELLGLDVDDVDPTEKLIIVRGKGSKERVVPVGDPALDALQHYLVRVRPAFNKKGSAALFLNRNGGRMGRQSAFNMVSSVSEKAGVAGVSPHSFRHSFATHLLEGGADIRVVQELLGHSNVVTTQIYTKVSPDHLREAWSESHPRSN, from the coding sequence GTGACGGCGGACGCGCAGGAGGCGAACCTGCAGCACCGGGAACGGTGGCTGCGACACCTCCGACTGGAGCGGAACCTCTCCCGCAACACGCTGGATAGCTACCGTCGGGACACGGACCGTTACCTGGCGTGGCTGGGCGCGCGCAGCGTGACCGAGCTGAATACGGGGGATATCGAGTCCTTCATGGCCTCGCTGGCCAAAGGGGAGGGGCTGGCGGCCTCCACGCGTGCACGAATTCTTGCGGCGGTGCGGAACTTCCACCGCTTCCTGACTGGCGAAGGTGTCACCGAAGGGGACGTCGCGGACGACGTCGCGCGCCCCGGTCAGGCGGCGAGCATCCCGAAGGCGCTCAGCATCGCCGAGGTGACCGCGATCCTGGAATCCTGCCCGAACGACGACGCCGCGTCGCTTATCCAGATCCGCGACCGCGCGTTGCTGGAGATGCTGTACTCCACCGGCGCGCGCGTCAGCGAGCTGCTGGGGCTGGACGTCGACGACGTGGACCCGACCGAGAAGCTCATCATCGTCCGGGGCAAGGGTTCGAAGGAACGGGTCGTCCCGGTGGGGGATCCGGCGCTGGATGCGTTGCAGCACTACCTGGTGCGGGTCCGTCCGGCATTCAACAAGAAGGGTTCGGCGGCGCTGTTTCTCAACCGCAATGGCGGGCGGATGGGGCGTCAGTCGGCGTTCAACATGGTCTCGTCGGTCAGTGAGAAGGCCGGGGTCGCTGGGGTGAGTCCGCACAGCTTCCGGCACTCTTTTGCCACGCACCTCTTGGAGGGCGGGGCGGACATCCGCGTGGTGCAGGAACTGCTCGGCCACAGCAATGTGGTGACCACCCAGATCTATACGAAGGTGAGCCCGGACCACCTTCGGGAGGCATGGTCGGAGAGCCACCCGCGCTCGAACTAG
- a CDS encoding copper transporter, producing MSKSGTIAGLGFGIALGVLGGVYVLAPNVPGAAGGAGTSAQELTAAREDADAADRDAQASDDVVAGLAAKAVAGELEGKTVALISFPDADRETVDRLRWLVDKAGAEVTPLPVTEEMLNPEKGDKLKSVAANSLPAGAQLSEEVLSPGMHTGQLLGAALSSTLPKAEKSAEGEQNRDRGEGREGASEGNRGGGTASASDRAVVFGALEKNGVLKKPADLGDEGVDLALIVTNKGVTADESGYGAQFIADFAAGLDSQMPGAVLVGESGSADKKAALGIVRNERAYAEKLSTVDNVQRSAGRITAVRALKEQAGGDAGHYGAATNAKAATVGKN from the coding sequence GTGAGTAAGTCTGGAACGATTGCCGGCCTCGGCTTCGGCATTGCCCTTGGCGTACTGGGCGGGGTTTACGTGCTGGCCCCGAACGTTCCGGGGGCTGCCGGTGGTGCGGGGACGAGCGCCCAGGAGCTCACCGCTGCCCGCGAGGACGCCGACGCCGCGGATCGTGATGCCCAGGCTTCGGATGACGTCGTCGCTGGGCTGGCTGCGAAGGCTGTTGCCGGTGAGCTGGAGGGGAAGACGGTCGCGCTGATCTCTTTCCCGGACGCCGACCGCGAGACCGTTGATCGACTGCGCTGGCTGGTGGACAAGGCGGGGGCGGAGGTCACCCCACTGCCGGTGACCGAGGAGATGCTGAACCCGGAGAAGGGCGACAAGCTGAAGTCCGTGGCGGCCAACAGCCTGCCCGCGGGCGCCCAGCTCAGCGAGGAGGTGCTAAGCCCGGGCATGCACACCGGCCAACTGCTGGGTGCTGCGCTGAGCTCGACGCTGCCGAAGGCTGAGAAGTCCGCGGAGGGCGAGCAGAACCGCGATCGCGGTGAGGGTCGCGAGGGTGCTAGCGAGGGCAACCGCGGCGGGGGAACCGCCAGCGCCTCGGACCGGGCCGTCGTCTTCGGTGCACTGGAGAAAAACGGGGTGCTGAAGAAGCCCGCAGACCTTGGCGACGAGGGCGTGGACCTGGCCCTGATCGTGACCAACAAGGGCGTGACCGCCGATGAGTCGGGTTACGGCGCGCAGTTCATCGCTGATTTCGCTGCCGGCCTGGATAGCCAGATGCCGGGCGCGGTGCTGGTGGGCGAGTCCGGCAGTGCGGATAAGAAGGCCGCGCTGGGCATCGTGCGCAACGAGCGGGCTTATGCCGAGAAGCTGTCCACGGTGGACAACGTCCAGCGCAGTGCGGGCCGCATCACTGCGGTGCGAGCGCTGAAGGAACAGGCTGGCGGAGACGCTGGCCACTACGGCGCGGCGACCAACGCCAAGGCCGCCACCGTCGGTAAGAACTAG
- the steA gene encoding putative cytokinetic ring protein SteA, with product MVRMMFSRSEKPGITGATRNLTGPKAWSKTKISEGDIVVISAPDINRATAQRFIDAGVAGVVNTAQFTTGQVPNFGPQMLLDAGIELVENVDPEITEKVKNGKKGRLEGGHLYYGDRSLGSGAILDLDASMQRFDDARSALGDHLDALAGNTAELARSESPLLIDGLGIPDVDVDMVDRKVMVISPLPDLKDQLRDLRFFLREYDPIIVAIESAADELLELGYRPAVIVGNPENIGSESLRSGATVVLPAEADGYAQGLERIQDLGVGAMTFPAATKNPTDLALLLADYHGASMVVHLGEKWDLDRVFSETESEDTPSALLSRLRVGPKFVDASSIAELYRVSKSGSGWLWALIGVLAAILVIILIAGFSGDAGFVDNLIDSWNNLALSVQGLFKN from the coding sequence ATGGTACGCATGATGTTTTCCCGATCAGAAAAACCTGGCATTACCGGGGCTACCCGGAACCTCACCGGCCCCAAAGCTTGGTCTAAGACGAAGATCTCCGAGGGGGATATCGTCGTCATTTCTGCTCCGGATATTAACCGCGCCACCGCGCAGCGTTTCATCGACGCCGGCGTGGCCGGGGTGGTCAATACCGCCCAGTTCACCACTGGTCAGGTGCCAAACTTTGGTCCGCAGATGTTGCTCGACGCAGGCATCGAGCTCGTGGAGAATGTGGATCCGGAGATCACCGAGAAGGTCAAGAACGGTAAGAAGGGCCGCCTGGAGGGCGGGCACCTCTACTACGGCGATCGTTCCCTCGGCAGCGGCGCGATCCTCGATCTGGACGCCTCGATGCAGCGCTTCGATGACGCCCGCTCGGCCCTCGGCGATCACCTCGACGCCCTGGCTGGCAATACCGCGGAGCTCGCCCGCTCCGAGTCCCCACTGCTGATCGACGGCCTGGGCATCCCGGACGTCGACGTGGACATGGTGGACCGCAAGGTCATGGTGATCAGCCCGCTGCCGGATTTGAAGGACCAGCTGCGCGACCTGCGCTTCTTCCTGCGCGAGTACGACCCGATCATCGTCGCGATCGAGTCCGCCGCTGACGAACTGCTGGAGCTGGGCTACCGCCCGGCCGTCATCGTCGGTAACCCGGAAAACATCGGTTCCGAATCGCTGCGTTCCGGCGCGACCGTCGTCCTTCCCGCGGAGGCGGACGGCTACGCGCAGGGCCTGGAGCGTATCCAGGATCTCGGCGTCGGCGCGATGACCTTCCCGGCGGCGACGAAGAACCCGACCGACCTGGCGCTGCTGCTGGCCGACTACCACGGCGCGTCGATGGTGGTTCACCTCGGCGAGAAGTGGGACCTGGATCGCGTCTTTTCTGAGACGGAATCTGAGGACACCCCGTCCGCTCTGCTATCCCGCCTGCGCGTTGGTCCGAAGTTCGTGGACGCCAGCTCCATCGCCGAGCTTTACCGCGTCTCGAAGTCCGGCTCCGGGTGGCTGTGGGCGCTGATCGGCGTGCTGGCCGCGATCTTGGTGATCATCCTCATCGCCGGCTTCTCTGGCGATGCTGGGTTCGTGGATAACCTGATCGATTCGTGGAATAACCTGGCACTCAGCGTGCAGGGCCTGTTTAAGAACTAG